The Agelaius phoeniceus isolate bAgePho1 chromosome Z, bAgePho1.hap1, whole genome shotgun sequence genomic interval aactccaGCACTGTACCAGCTGCTAGGAAGAAATTTAACTCTCTTTCAATCAAAACCAATACAGTCACCTCCTGAAACTGCACAAGACAAGATTTCCAAAGTATTTTGTTCAGcaagcttttcatttttctttaataaactaaaaatataaaatagccTCAAATTCATGTAGTATATCTCAGTCACTAATCAGCTGTTCACTAGTTAACATGCATTTTGAATATCTCCACATTGATCATCACCTTTATTTAATTGAGGATACTGGAAATTTATTATTCTCTCTCAGTGCTGTTACTTCAGCTATACTGAATACATtctcatttaattttatttccagcATATGTACCTGCAAATTAAGTGCTTCAGCAATTGTGTTAAAACTAGAAACTGCTTAtccaattaattttattttcatttttattttctgcttttcttatttCTAGTTGAAGAATCGTAACTGTGTCTCAAATGCATCTGTTCCCATCTGTATTACATTTGTACATAAAAAGATTTTGTGCACCCATTTCCTTAAATGCCTTACACAATACAAACagcaaaatttaagaaaaacaagTTCTGAATACTTTTATAGTGATCCTGTGTCTCTTAATTATACATGGAAATAAAATTCTGCATGTCATCTGGTGCTACTGGCTCTGCTAGCCTATGAGATACTCCTTTTCCAATTGATTTCACTTCCCTGATAACTTTTCCCCTGATTTCACTTCAcaatctgtttcttttttcagccAGGAATCACAAATAACCATCTTATTTCCAGTACCTGTGAGCAAAGCAAGGTCAGCTGCCATCTAGTTCTTAGAAGGTTCTGTATGTCCTATTCCACCTTCACCTCTTCTCCAAAAAGATTACTATTTGCCCAATATTTTACGTTTACacttatattttacattttacatgATCACCAGTCAGCTGCTGTACTGAAATTCAGGCAACTGAAATACCTATCTTTTGAATGATCTTCACTGGAAAGGTCTGTAACCATTTCAACTATGCAATGTCCATCACCAAAGAAAGACCCCTCATGTAACCCATCCTACTCAGAATTGCTTGTCAGAGAACAATGACATTACTGAGGTTGGAAGAACCCTCTGAAGATCACTTAGTCCAAACTATCCCTCTCCCACCTTACAAGAGGGTCAATCAGAGTACATTATTCAGGGCCATACCCAGTCAGATTTTTGGTTGGAATAGACAATCCCTTGAGGTACCTGGTTCCAGTCTGCCAAGCAAAACCATAATTTCAACACTAGGAAAAAACCCCCTTTATTTCCCATAGCTCAATATGTGCCTGTCACCTCTTAATTGTCACAGgcctctgctggctctgtcttcTTCATGCTCTTATCAGATATTCATACATATTGGTAAGATGCTCCTcagctttctcttttccaggctaaacaatCCTAGAATCCTCAGTATTCCCTTGTATGAAGGAAGCTCCAAGTCCTTTATCAGCTTCATGGCCCTTCACTGGACTCACTCCAGTACATTGGAATGTGTCTTGTAATGGGAAGCCCAGAACAGGATTCTAAATGTGTCCTCACCATTAccagaggagagagggaaagaatTACCTCTCTTGACCTACTCACAACATTGCTGGTTTCCTTGACTGCAAGGACCTGGCAGCCAGCAAGTCCCCATGCTATATTGGTGCAATGGCATTATTCCTGCCTGGGTGTAGGACTTGTCCTTTCTCTTTGTTCAAGTCCATGAGATGACTATTAGTGCATTTCTCCCATCTGCTGAAGTTTCTCTAATGACAGATCAGCCTCCCCCACACAGCTGGTTCTTTGTTGCTTTGTTGCAAAGCTACAGAGGATGCACTCTGTCCCACTGTCTAAGCTCCTGATAACAACATTCACCAGTATTGGCCTCTGCACTAACATTCCAAGGATAGCTATATATGCAAAAAAATTGTAAATCCATAATAAAAAGTGTCCAGCTTCAAAAGAACACTACCCTTGTTTAACAATATCTGTATTATATCAAAGAATAGTTTTGTACTTTGACTGCACTAGAAGAAATGCATTAATTTTCACAAGAATTCCATGCTCAAGTACATGACATTGGAGCCTTCCCACAGCGCTTTCTTAACTAGTAAGATTCCTAAGGGGGAGCAAAATTATTGCAAACTAGAACATGAGTTTTTGGTAACACCCATCTAACTACACCTACTATTTGGGAGTGGAGCCTGGTTTTCCACCAAGGCTCCTATATAAGATACATATTGTGAAACCCTTACCTATTTTTATGCATTTATCCAATTCAAAACTCTGAGGCCTATGGACTGAAAAAAACGGTTTCAAAGCTGACAGAAGTATCTCTATGTGGGTCTTCCACTCATTTAAATAGGAAGCTGCATATGCTTAATGGAGAAACAATATTTTGCCATAAACCTCATGACACAGACACAATGTTCAGAAACCATTACAccctttttttgccttctaTGAACACTGAACTAATGAATTTCGGGGACTAGAGGAGTTCTGCTTTTGTCTAGTGAAACTATTACAATAGGTAGAACTTGTCCAATTTGTTCAGCATTTCATTATCTCAAGGTTACAGATATAGTTTGCTGTTACAATACTACTGAACTCCCTAATTCCTGATGTAATAGTGAGGACTTTATCCACCAATGCATCTAAACTTAACTCAGTTGCTTTTAGAATATGCCTGAGCTTGCTTACAGATTGTTTATAATCTCACAGCGTCCCTCTGCTGAAATAAATTTATCCAGACTTCCCGCTAGTTAAACTCCCCTCAGAGCCAAAACAAATAGCCACATCAACTTTGCTTTCCTGCTTATTGTCAGCAGTATAAAGGAATGTTACTTTTAACTTACACCTGGCCATCAGATAAACAATGTACCTGTCTCTTCCTAGGCTAGCCAGTCAACCTACACGCTTGCTTCCTGCAGTTCAGCCATCCAGCCAAAGAGAGGCGGTATTAGAAAACAACTGTTTCCAAGATCTACAGACCAAAATGCTGCAGTATGTAAGTAATGAAAGAACTATGTAACAGTGACTCAAATTTTCATCAGGGCAAAGATAATGCATGTGATGCTGGTCAGAACTTTTGGCTGTCTGtaacatacatatatatacaaaaATAATCTCATTACTGTCCGCAAAGTTTATACAATATGGTTATGCAAAAGTCAAGCACCAGCAGCCCAACAAGAAACTCTGTTATATCAGGCATCATATAGAGCTTTTTATAACAGATGTTACTTGAAAGGAAAATCTACATAACAGAAATAATACAAATTCATTTAGTAAGAGCTATGGTGACATCAATACATAAAAGTTAAGATGGTGTCTCACTGATCTGACAagtcaaaaaaacaaaacaaaacaaaacaagcatgAAAAATTCTAAACAAACCTGCTGGAGCTACGAGATCTTCTTGAAGAGCTATAGCTTCTTGGGGGTGTTCTGGATCTCttatctttcttctttttatcatctctctctttttctcgcTCCTTCTCCTTATCCccatctttttccttttctttgtctctGTCCTTTTCTTTATCCCCTCCTTTGTCCTTATCTCCCTCCTTGTCCTTTATCTTCTCTCTGtccttctctccttctttctcagtatcttctttttctttgttatgATCTACCTCTTCCTTGTCTTTTTCCTTATCtttatctttttccttttccttgtccCTATCTTTATCCTTGTCCCTGTCTTTGTCTCGGGCTCGCTCTCTATCTTTGCTTCGCTCTTTATctctctccttgtccttctccCTGTTTCTCTCTTTATCTCGCTCTCTCTCCCTATCTTTGTCTCGATCCCTATCCTTCTCCTTGTCTCGAtctctgtctttttctttttctttggccttttctttttctttgatcttttctttgtctcttttcTTGTCCCTGTGAAAAGCCAAACACAAACCCATTAATTCATCTTTGAACCTTCCAATTAAAATTTTAACTAACTCTTAAATATACATCAAGATAAAGTGCACATTTCTGTTGAAAAATAGTAATTcttcaatattttaattttccaccCCTGTTTGCAGTAAGAGAAAGCTATATATAGCTAGGAAATAAACAGCTATATACATCTAGGAAAAATTTGGAAATCAAACTGGAGGAGGGGaagccaaaaccaaaccaaatcactAACTTCCAAGTGATGCTACTATGTTTGGAGAGAACCTGTCTGTTCACCTCAGTTACGTAATTgtacataaatatattttctctattttgtCAGGAGTGAGACAAACTCTACAATCTGTAAATCCACTCTTTACTAAAAAAGTATCCACATAAAACGGCCTTCAGATTAATCACTGCCAAATGAATAATGACAGCTGACTGACAGAAGTCTTCATATTCTATAGTTTTCTCTCACACAGATATCCTTTAACTGCTTGGCAGTCCAACACCACTTAATacatagaaataaaaagaaaatatgaacaaAATGTCACCAGGTTCCCTTACAAGGCAAATGTAAGATCAAAACTTAATCAAGACAATTCAACCATCTGTAATGTCACTAGGAATTTGAGAATTACTAAAAAATGCTAATACagtaaaaacagaagaaaggaaaatagctTTTTTGGGACAGGAAGTATGATAGATGTTCATAAAAAGAATAGTGAGGAAAATTCCATCTGATGTTCAAGTTATCAAGTCAAACAAAAACTAATTAGCTAACAACTTGGGTtggaaaattacattttagtATAGGACTATTTGAAAATGCAAGACTCCATCTTTTCCCTCTAGTACAGAGACACATAATGAAAGAACAATTgttcagagagagaaacaggagaAAGAGGTAGAGGAAAAATTGATTAGCACACCTTATTGTGTCAAGAAGAACCAGACCGACAGAAGTTACCTGATATTGGTATCTGTTCTATATTTTTACAGATTCTAAAAGAGACTCCTTCACACATGAAAGATCCTAAGCACTCAAACTTTCCTCCAACTGAAGTGATGTTTGGCTGCACCTCCTTCTCAACTGCAAATTAACAGCAGGTTGTTGTATGCTCTACAGACTGACAACTTTGATTCCCATCAGGTTCTGTCAAGTACTTCATTAGGAGTCTCAGAGATGGAATGTAACATCATAAAGATGAAACAGCACAGAGTCCCCGTACCTGCATTACAGCCTCCCCAAGAAATGTCTTCTAGTTAATTTATAAGAGATTTCACTGGACTTCACCCTTCCAGTGAGCAGACTCAAGAGGCTCCAGAAAGCAGAAACAGATAATAAAAAGGATCCACAATAAAACTCAGTCAGCTATGCAATCTAGTTTTGTTTCCACATAGGTCCACAGATTTGCAGCTCTCTTTCCCACAAAACTTACCTCCTAGAACAAGAGGCAGCTGCACAACCTAAGTACAAATCTCCCTTTAAATAAATCAGGAGAATTACAGAAATTAAACCAAGAACACACCAAGACTTCTATTCATGAAGCTATTTACACAGGCACTTTTGGTTTGAGCTTAATTCACTACTTCATCCCTAAAAACATCACAGTCTAATAATTAGATGATCAGACATAAAAGCTAATAAACTAGATAAAATACACACATACTACATCCTGAAACATATATATGTCGTACAACCAACACATGTATTTGTTCCTGCTGTGATACGAGAAAAGtcaaagatgaaaataaaaggtTATGCACAAAAACTATATACACATTCTCACAATACAGGATCAAGGTCAGACTGAATTCAACCTTCTCAACAGATACATATCAAACAAGCACTATAAATTTTTTAGTGGGTTCACAAGCTACACAGGATAATATTCCTTAACTATTGGTTGTAGTCTGACAAAATTACTCTTTTCAGTCAGCTTCGATGTTAGTACAAATGTAGATGAGACTATCGAAGTTCAGGTGCCTCAGTGTGATCATTTAACCCCTGGAGGCACCCTACAGGCTACAAGAAAGATAGTTAACTATCACAGCCAAGACCACTATACTCAGTATTAAAATTTACTTTCTGTCTTTTTGTCCCACAGATGAGACTCCACCCTTTATGGTAACCTAAAAGgtttgttagtttgtttttttcaaaaactGTATTCTGAGCTGACAATACCATGTTGTGGAACAGAACTCACCGAGAACGAGAGCGACTTCTTGATTTCCGTCTCTCCGTAGATCTAGACCGTTTTTTCAGAGGACTTCGGGATCTGCGTCTGTCCTTGTGTCTTGAGAGAGATCTGTTGCCAGATCTACTTCTAAATGAAGAAtaccagaagaaaaatattttaatatagaaACTTCAAACAAATTAAGTCAACTAATAACACAACAGTATACATTTGCTGTGTCACCACAAAGTATTATCTGATACCTTCAAGAATGACACCTTAATAACATGCTGTCTGCAAATGTTTTTGCAAACATGGATACTTTATGCTTCACCATATATAACATGCTGCACTTTGAAACCATTTAAAGTTATACAAGTGTTTCGTAATAATCTCCATGAATCCGGAAAATAGAAGTTACTATAATTTACAATAGTTCTCTTTACGAAATGACACTGCATAAAATCTGATCGGCAATTTCTAGCAGACTGTAATAATAAGTtacatttaatttcctttccagGCCCAGGCACTTAATAGAAGTCTTAATCATCAAAGAAAGAGGACTTTGGCTGCAACAACCtctttctgctctgctttccaTCCTTGTAATTTAAATTCATAAAGTCAAGTTACCTTTCCAGATAAAAGGATATGTTAGCATGGATTTCAGTTGTAATTAAAGTGTAGATactctgatttaaaaaaaaaaagtcttatgCAGATTTGATGAACAGCActtgaaacttttttttccaaaatactcTCTAATTTCTGGAAGAcccttttccccagggaaacaaaaataaaaagctgaatTTGCACATTAAGTTTCAGAAAAGCACATCATTGAGTACTTCACAAGGTACCATGAAGTTTAACTTACCATAGACAGAAGGATCACATATATAACTGAATAAAACCTGAAGAACTGTGAGGTACAAAAAGTAACAACCGCACCTACCTTCCACAGCTCAAGACACAGAGCTGAATGATGCCTCAGGATTTTAGCTGTTATATTTTCCATACATTTGTAATCCTGCAATTCCTTAGTGTATAACTCCATATAGAGTGTTAGCTACTGTTCTCCCATTTTGAACAGACAAAACAactcctctccaggcctgggaATCAAGGACACCTTACTTTCTCAGGCCCCGAGAATGTAAACAAAAGTGAGTTAGGGGGAAAGCAAACTTGGGGTAAATTACTTCATTACTTGAAGCTGCAATTGAAAGATTAATCCCCAATATGCAAATAAACCAAACTTAGAAAAGTGTGAAAACCCATGACCCGCTTTGGGTCCACTTTGGGTGTAGCCCCTGGGGGGGGCTTTGTCTACAATAAGTATATGTGGAGGCTCTTCAATAAAAGtaactgctttttattcccttaaATTTGTTTGGCCTCTGTTTTTAGGTACTTCCAAATGGCATCAGTAAAATATACCGAGAGGGAAAGCCATTTTTTAGCTACAGCTTTGTTCTCCTTATCAGCAGAGAAATACAAATCAACTCCAAGTGCAATTTATTGCAACTGAATCAAAGCATAACCTTCAATAAATTTTATGTCACAGAGatgaaaattatatataaaacagTAAAACAGGGAAGCAGTAAGGATAGATTATTTTTATGGATGAAGCTGCTTCAACAGGTCAGACTGGCTTTTTTTCAGCACATTCTCAAAAGTGGCAGTGGCAATATTACACAATTTAACAAAACATAGTAAAATATAATAACTATCATTTGTTTAAGGAACAGGTTTTCcacatttaaagaaagaaaagtttatctTCTAAAATTTCACTTGGTTTGTGCCAATACAAGATAATACTGAAATTACTGCATTGTTGAACAAAAACCAGATTGTTTTTCAGTTATTCAGCCTTCAGTTAGGGACATAGCAGAGAAGCAAGCAATAAGGAAGTGACCAAAGGGTCCTTCTTGCATTAAAAAGGCACCTGACATTTTGAAGTCACTAGAGAACATCTGCTGTGGTTCCCTGCTGTTGCAACATTGAAGCCTGCACTTGTATCACATTTATTTGATAGTATAATTTATGATAATTCCCTCTCACCagattttctgtatttaaaagtATCCTACTAGTCTTGTTTGAAGACATGAATGAAAGGATGCCTCAGAGCTGTTGCTGCAATATGGACAACATCCACTTTTAAAAGTGTAAGCCATCAACTAACAATCCAAATTTTGGCGGTTTTTTTATCCTCAACACAGCCAAGTATCTTTAAATTTATTTACCTAGGTTCTCAGAATATACTCCTGACATTGAAAGAATCTGGACCATTTTGGGAAGCCTTTATAACTCTCACAGAACAAGCCTGTTTCATtcatagaaaaaaatcttaatctTCAAGAATGATCtaataattttctgtttcagaacTGAATGAATTtagcaaagcaaacaaaatctgaaaaatgaGAAACTGCCCCTGAAGCCTTTTCCGtatgctttttaaaaacacttaCAGGACAAAATTAACTCAATGCTTAGAAGTTGAGGACAATACCAAAACCAGCCAAAAAAACAGCCAACCCATCTGCTCAGGTGTTACCAGTAAGTTATATGCTTCATACACAAAACGCAGATTTCTCTTTATAATACAGGTCACAAAATGTTATTTGGCTACACAGCCTAACGTACAAAAACATAAAATGTACAAAAACCCACAGAACTTACTATTTTACGTGACACAGGAAGTGCCTTCTAGAATGTTAAAACTGAAAAGTAATCCTATAAACAGTCAGGGTTTAGAGGAAATGAGTATCTATTCAGAGAAAGTTTCTGGTTATGCTGATCTTCTGGGTGCAAGTTAGTAATCTCTACAGCAATACTCGTCTGTAACTAAAAGATATCAGTAACCAGCACCttgcaaaaaatcccaatatgATCTTAGTCTGAAACAAAAAGCATACCTACCTGTGTTTTGAGTGTGATCTTTTCCTCCTAGATCGGGATTTTGAGCTAGACCTGGATTCTGAACGAGAATGGGAACGAGATCGACCGCCTTTTCTTTCACTGCTCTTTCCAGActctgagaggaaaaaaccacTTTGCAGTGTAAGCTCAGAACATTTAAAGATCCCAGTTAACAATCTGGCACAAGTGGAATGTACCACATATATTGCAAGGGGCCTACTCTCTGCACATCTTCCTTCTTTGCAAATATCCTTCAGAAACATCCAAGAAAGTCATTGCATATACTCGTTGAGTGCAGCCATCCTGCAGCAGTACACATAAACCAGATAATTATAAACAGCTAGCTCTACTATGAATGGGATTTATGTTGCTGCCACAATGCACAAGATCATAACACGTCCTCCTTTTGCtctatttatttaatataataaccttcttatttttttttaataacttgaGAAGAATAGAGTAAATTTAGAGGGcataattttgaaaacaagCATAGAATATAAGTATTACTGTCTGTATTTTTAGATATTTCACTGTACAAATACTGATGTTTTATTCCTCATTGTTTTGTAGGAGGAAAGAAAGAACGGAACAGGCTGAAAAGTCTGACCGAAGGCTAGAAAGCCAATAGAAACCTAAACAGTGAGCTCACCACAGTAAAGAGTCTAATTGCTATTCTGTTGCTTTACAGTAATAAAGTGCTGgagttcttttatttttaaacaaaaaacacaacagaaaataattccCCCCAAATAATCCTCAAGACTCCATGCTATCTAACCAACACAAGACAATATCTGGGTTTGTTAATAAGAAGAATGGCAAAAAGTTGCTGAcgaaaagaagcagaaaatttacaaagttgagattttttttatgctGTGGTTTTGCAATCAGTTTAAGCCAACATAAATCACCACTGTTATGTCTGACCTCTCAACACAACACCACCTTCCTCCCTGAGTTGGCATCTCAGTGTTAACACTGAAACAATCTCGATGAAAAGAAATCCTTTACAATATGTTAATATTTATCCCAGATTTATTCTCTGATCCCATTTGCTTTAAGGATGCATACAGCCTTTAGGAAtcatgaaaaagaaaccaaattcACTTGCTGCTTATAGAACAGGAAAGCATAATATTACTGCTTTCAGAACCATGCTAGCTCATGCTCATCATAAAACTATGGCACTAATGAGTGctaaaagacaacaaaaaatagaaagcatattcttttaaacattttcaAGTGCTCTTAACTTAAAAAGTGCCATCATTAAGTATGGATTTAGTATTAAATTTGCATGTTTGAAAACATTCAGTGAACATGCACCTGAAAACAAGATATGATGAAATAAAAAGCTTCCTGCCACTGCTTAGATGCATAAACAGAATTttgattattttgctttttttccccaacatgTACTGACTGAATACCTCTTGATACTCTTCTTGTGTCTGAAAATGCTCTTGAAAGGTGTACCAAGGAAAACACAGAATGCGCCTGTTCAGTAATTATTAATTAACACAATATACCTACCTGGCTCAATAGCAGCAGATATAAAAGACTGAGCTTCCCTTACTCTCTTCATCACTTCTTCTAGTTCCTTGGCAGCAGCTTGTGGTGTCATTTCAGGAGGCTTCACTATTGCATTATTGGAGTGATTTatcctaaattaaaaaaaaataacaacctCTCATTCTTAAATGCTGAACAGGGCAAATGAATAGCAAGTAAGGAAACAACTCtgtataaaattaaaaacttaaaAGTTTAGCACCCATCTGCTCCAAGTATCCAAAGTATCTTTTATTACTTTGAAATCTTACCACTTttaaagaaaggcaggacagtATTCTTATGTTACCATGTTTTTAGAAGTCCAGGAAGTTACTCCTCTATTTCAGATCAAATCTTCACATTAACACCTACTAATTACATACACATCATA includes:
- the SREK1 gene encoding splicing regulatory glutamine/lysine-rich protein 1 isoform X2, giving the protein MTSLMPGAGLLPIPTPTPLTTLGVSLGTLGAIPAAALDPNITALGEIPQPPIMGNVDPSKIDEIRRTVYVGNLNSQTTTADQLLEFFKQVGEVKFVRMAGDETQPTRFAFVEFADQNSVPRALAFNGVMFGDRPLKINHSNNAIVKPPEMTPQAAAKELEEVMKRVREAQSFISAAIEPESGKSSERKGGRSRSHSRSESRSSSKSRSRRKRSHSKHRSRSGNRSLSRHKDRRRSRSPLKKRSRSTERRKSRSRSRSRDKKRDKEKIKEKEKAKEKEKDRDRDKEKDRDRDKDRERERDKERNREKDKERDKERSKDRERARDKDRDKDKDRDKEKEKDKDKEKDKEEVDHNKEKEDTEKEGEKDREKIKDKEGDKDKGGDKEKDRDKEKEKDGDKEKEREKERDDKKKKDKRSRTPPRSYSSSRRSRSSSRERRKRKSRSPSKSPKTSKTAKRKSSRTPSPRRNKKEKKRERDTNNERRERERSTSKKKSSKEKEGKEKSDKSTTTLKDKDNNNEDQNSETDKEVDNRDTQRTDEVKLQQNGNCQPNEENLSIKMEEV